TGAACAACATACCAATTCTTTTCCATTCGATAGGACTTATTATGTCCTTCCCTCCCCAACAATAAAATAGACTGAAAGCGCAAACAGCACACTCACCGGTGACAAACATATGGCGAACCATCAATAAGGTTGCTTTTTATCCTTAATGACGGATTGGCTTATAACCTCGAGCCGATGGCTGCTGAAGCAAGTCATTCAGCAAAGTCCAAACGTCTCATTCATCCCACACAAGCACTGGAGTCACCTCACTTGAAGGCGTTTTTTTGCCTTCTAGTAAAAAGGTATAGTGACCTCGAGGAGATGGTTAAATTCCCTACACCTAAAGAGACCATTAACATTTCGTCAATTTTCATAAAGGCACATTCAGACGTAAAACATTCATCAGCAGGTTATATACCTTGATTATCTTCGTCTTCTTACTAAAGCGCCTACTCGAAATACATTTCTTCCCAAATCAAAAAACCCGTTACCGGGCTTTTCATCTACTAACTTTATCAATCATTATACCATGACAATGCAATTGTTATTCAACTACTAATTCAATTAAAAAAGAAATAATTTGGTCTGTTAAAGCAAAAAACAACACAAAAAATACTACAGTTGATAGTACTGTAATAGTATAGCGAGTCAATTCCTTTCGTTTAGGCCAACTTACTTTCTTCATTTCACGTACAACATCACGCAAAAATGTTGTTAAACGTTTCATATACGTAACCTCCAGCGCCGGTTTTTATATAATCTAGGTTGTTAAAAATTATTTTGCTTCTTGATGGGTTGTATGTGTATTACAAGTTTTACAAAACTTATTTATTTCAAGTCTTTTCTCTGTTTTTGCATCAGTTTTCATAGTTATATAGTTTCGACTTCCACACTCACTGCATGCAAGGACTATTTTTTTACTCATGATAACACCTACCATAGACATACATGTCCTTAAAAGATTATCATACCATTCTTTTCTATGTCAACAACTGTTAAGAAATGGAGGAAAGCTACAAACTTATCTCTCTCAGCTCTAAGTAACGCTCCAGCTTTCTTTTTACTCTTTGTAGTGCATTATCAATAGATTTCACATGACGATTTAGATCTTCGGAAATTTCCTGATAAGACCTGCCATCTAAATAAAGAACTAATACCTTTCTTTCTAAATCACTTAATAACTCTGACATTTTCACTTCAATATCATCATATTCTTCTTGATTTATAATGAGTTCTTCTGGATTCATTACCTTCGTACCAGAAATTACATCCATTAGTGTTCGATCCGATTCCTCGTCATAAATAGGCTTGTCCAGTGATACATAGGAATTTAACGGAATGTGTTTTTGTCTAGTAGCAGTTTTAATAGCAGTAATAATTTGTCTCGTTATACA
This sequence is a window from Cytobacillus sp. IB215665. Protein-coding genes within it:
- the sigH gene encoding RNA polymerase sporulation sigma factor SigH; amino-acid sequence: MCVVSNFKGKTRGIYEQYEDEHIVELVHSGNSEALDYLINKYKNFVRAKARSYFLIGADREDIVQEGMIGLYKAIRDFKEDKLTSFKAFAELCITRQIITAIKTATRQKHIPLNSYVSLDKPIYDEESDRTLMDVISGTKVMNPEELIINQEEYDDIEVKMSELLSDLERKVLVLYLDGRSYQEISEDLNRHVKSIDNALQRVKRKLERYLELREISL
- the secE gene encoding preprotein translocase subunit SecE yields the protein MKRLTTFLRDVVREMKKVSWPKRKELTRYTITVLSTVVFFVLFFALTDQIISFLIELVVE
- the rpmG gene encoding 50S ribosomal protein L33, which encodes MSKKIVLACSECGSRNYITMKTDAKTEKRLEINKFCKTCNTHTTHQEAK